The following coding sequences are from one Heptranchias perlo isolate sHepPer1 chromosome 13, sHepPer1.hap1, whole genome shotgun sequence window:
- the LOC137331008 gene encoding P2Y purinoceptor 14-like, whose protein sequence is MNTSTDSPNTTNCRDLRNPTVTKAVFPLLYFSVFIGGLLLNTLAAWIFCHISKQSSFVVYLKNIVTADLMMVLTLPFKILSDSGLGPWQLQAFVCRYSAVIFFISMYLSIIFLGLISFDRYLKIVRPSKRLTVQKVTFAKVICASCWVLMTGFALPNIILTNKIPEEKTAADCLELKSNLGVTWHHFIVLKCKVIFWITFVLLIVCYSAILKKIYWSDQKFQKDSSNVKKKANRNIFSIIAVFIICFAPFHFVRLQYDNSRLDKGNCTTYNRLHYAKEATQLLCACNIWLDPVLYLLLCKSFTKLLFEKMRVQRYLGRETSEDRHKKSLSNDSCT, encoded by the coding sequence atgAATACGAGCACAGATTCTCCCAACACCACCAACTGCAGAGACTTGCGCAACCCCACAGTGACAAAGGCGGTCTTTCCACTCTTGTACTTCTCTGTTTTCATTGGAGGATTACTGCTGAACACACTGGCCGCCTGGATCTTCTGTCATATTTCAAAACAATCCAGCTTTGTGGTTTACCTCAAAAACATCGTGACCGCTGATCTGATGATGGTCCTTACACTTCCTTTTAAAATACTCTCCGATTCAGGCCTTGGGCCCTGGCAGTTGCAAGCATTTGTGTGTCGCTACTCTGCTGTGATCTTCTTTATCAGCATGTACCTGAGCATAATATTCCTCGGCCTGATCAGTTTTGACAGGTATCTGAAAATTGTACGGCCCAGTAAAAGACTCACTGTGCAAAAGGTCACATTTGCCAAGGTCATATGTGCGAGTTGCTGGGTCCTCATGACGGGCTTTGCGCTACCAAACATCATTTTGACAAACAAGATCCCTGAAGAGAAAACTGCGGCAGATTGTCTGGAGTTGAAAAGCAACTTGGGTGTAACTTGGCACCATTTTATAGTTTTAAAATGCAAAGTTATTTTCTGGATCACTTTTGTGTTGCTCATTGTGTGTTATTCGGCcatcttaaaaaaaatatattggtCCGACCAAAAATTCCAAAAGGATTCCAGCAATGTGAAAAAGAAAGCTAATCGTAACATATTCAGTATCATAGCCGTCTTCATCATCTGCTTTGCGCCCTTTCATTTCGTCAGACTCCAGTACGATAACAGCCGATTAGATAAGGGAAACTGTACAACATACAACAGACTGCATTATGCAAAGGAGGCCACACAGCTACTGTGCGCATGTAACATTTGGCTTGATCCAGTCCTCTACCTCCTGCTGTGCAAATCATTCACTAAGCTGCTATTTGAAAAGATGCGAGTGCAACGATACCTTGGTAGAGAAACGTCTGAGGACAGACACAAGAAATCACTGTCAAATGATTCGTGCACATAA